The Salvelinus namaycush isolate Seneca chromosome 28, SaNama_1.0, whole genome shotgun sequence genome contains a region encoding:
- the LOC120023533 gene encoding zinc finger FYVE domain-containing protein 21-like isoform X1, whose protein sequence is MSTVPDGKKLVRSPSGLRMVPENGAFNSPFSLNEPQWVPDKECPSCMQCDKKYDFLTRKHHCRRCGRCFCDKCCSKKVALPRMCFVDPVRQCGECSLVSQKEMDFYDKQLKVLMGGGSFIVTLGTSKTSETMMCRLSNNHRYLFFDGESHFEVELSRISSMQVLTEESTPEGGNSRASGMLLHYKPTGSQDPQQLRMEAADDKKTASSWLAAMHKAAKLLYEARDR, encoded by the exons ATGTCTACAGTGCCTGATGGCAAGAAATTGGTCCGAAGCCCAAGTGGACTTCGAATGGTCCCGGAGAATGGAGCGTTTAACAGCCCTTTTTCGTTAAATGAACCCCAGTGGGTCCCGGACAAAGAG TGCCCAAGCTGTATGCAGTGTGACAAAAAATATGACTTCCTTACAAGAAAG CACCACTGTCGGCGGTGTGGCCGGTGTTTCTGTGATAAGTGCTGCAGTAAGAAGGTGGCTCTGCCCAGGATGTGCTTCGTCGACCCAGTCCGGCAGTGTGGCGAGTGCAGCCTGGTCTCCCAGAAGGAAATGGACTTCTATGACAAACAGCTCAAAGTGCTTATGGGAG GTGGTTCTTTTATTGTCACTTTGGGCACCTCAAAGACGTCTGAGACCATGATGTGTCGTCTCTCCAACAACCACAG GTATCTTTTCTTTGATGGGGAGAGCCATTTTGAGGTGGAACTGTCTCGGATCTCCAGTATGCAGGTGTTGACGGAGGAGTCCACTCCTGAAG GGGGAAACTCCAGGGCCAGTGGCATGTTGCTCCATTACAAACCCACTGGCTCTCAGGACCCCCAGCAGTTACGCATGGAGGCAGCAGATGACAAGAAGACTGCCTCCTCATGGCTGGCTGCTATGCACAAG GCTGCCAAACTGCTGTATGAAGCTCGGGACCGGTGA
- the LOC120023533 gene encoding zinc finger FYVE domain-containing protein 21-like isoform X2 gives MSTVPDGKKLVRSPSGLRMVPENGAFNSPFSLNEPQWVPDKEHHCRRCGRCFCDKCCSKKVALPRMCFVDPVRQCGECSLVSQKEMDFYDKQLKVLMGGGSFIVTLGTSKTSETMMCRLSNNHRYLFFDGESHFEVELSRISSMQVLTEESTPEGGNSRASGMLLHYKPTGSQDPQQLRMEAADDKKTASSWLAAMHKAAKLLYEARDR, from the exons ATGTCTACAGTGCCTGATGGCAAGAAATTGGTCCGAAGCCCAAGTGGACTTCGAATGGTCCCGGAGAATGGAGCGTTTAACAGCCCTTTTTCGTTAAATGAACCCCAGTGGGTCCCGGACAAAGAG CACCACTGTCGGCGGTGTGGCCGGTGTTTCTGTGATAAGTGCTGCAGTAAGAAGGTGGCTCTGCCCAGGATGTGCTTCGTCGACCCAGTCCGGCAGTGTGGCGAGTGCAGCCTGGTCTCCCAGAAGGAAATGGACTTCTATGACAAACAGCTCAAAGTGCTTATGGGAG GTGGTTCTTTTATTGTCACTTTGGGCACCTCAAAGACGTCTGAGACCATGATGTGTCGTCTCTCCAACAACCACAG GTATCTTTTCTTTGATGGGGAGAGCCATTTTGAGGTGGAACTGTCTCGGATCTCCAGTATGCAGGTGTTGACGGAGGAGTCCACTCCTGAAG GGGGAAACTCCAGGGCCAGTGGCATGTTGCTCCATTACAAACCCACTGGCTCTCAGGACCCCCAGCAGTTACGCATGGAGGCAGCAGATGACAAGAAGACTGCCTCCTCATGGCTGGCTGCTATGCACAAG GCTGCCAAACTGCTGTATGAAGCTCGGGACCGGTGA